GCGGGACGGACTACGTACTTTTGTCCGCGCTGCCAGCGTTGAGAGGGACCGTCATTCGCAGAGAATTTTGTCGGTCCACTCGCTAAGGCGCACCAAGTGGCTCCTGGCTGTGGAAGAGATTCAGCGCGGACCCCTTGCGGAACCACTGGAGCTGCGCATCGCTGTAGGAGTGGTTGAGCCACAGCGTTTCGGTCGAGCCGTCCGCGTGCCCGATGCGGCACTCCACGGGCCGGCCGGCGGCCATCTGGGCCAGTCCGACGAGGCTCACGCGGTCGTCTTCCCGGAAGCGCTCGTAGTCCGCGGGATCCGGCAGCGTGAGCGCGAGCAGGCCCTGCTTCTTGAGGTTCGTCTCGTGAATCCGGGCGAAACTGCGGGCGATGACCGCCGCGCCGCCGAGGAAGCGCGGGGACAACGCCGCGTGCTCGCGGCTGCTGCCCTCGCCGTAGTTGTGGTCTCCGACGACCACCCAGCGCAGTCCGCGGGCCTGATAGTCCCTGGCCACGGCCGATACCGGCTGCCCCGTCTCGCCGGTCACGACGTTCTTCACCTTGCCGGTCTCGCCGGTGAACGCGTTCGCAGCGCCCATGAACATGTTGTCGCTGAACTTATCGAGATGCCCGCGGTACCGGAGCCACACGCCCGCGGGGGAGATGTGGTCCGTGGTCGTCTTCCCGCTCGCCTTGAGCAGGATCGGCATGTCGGTCAGGTCCTTGCCGTCCCAGGCCGGCCACGGCTGCAGCAGCTGCAGGCGCTCGCTGCGCGGGTCGACCCGGAGCTCCGCGCCGCGGCCGTCGGCCGGCGGCGCGACGTAGGTGATGCGCCCGGGATCAAACGGCTTGGCCGGGACCTCCGGGGCCGGGGCCGGGGGCCGGAGCCGGAACGGCCGGCCGTCGGCGCCGGTGAGCGCGTCGGTGAGCGGATTGAACGACAGCCGTCCCGCGAGCGCGAACGCGATCACGAGCTCGGGACTGCCGATGAAATTCATCGTCGTGGGCTGGCCGTCGTTGCGGCGCGGGAAGTTGCGGTTGTAGGAGGTGACGATCGTGTTGGGCGCCGCCGCCGCCTTCGCCCGCCGCCACTGGCCGATGCACGGGCCGCAGGCGTTCGCGAGGACGGTCGCGTCGATCTCGGTCAGCGACGCCATCTGGCCGTCCCGGTCGATCGTCGCGCGGATTTGCTCGGACCCCGGCGTGACGAGCAGGGGCACGGCCGCTTTGATGCCGTGGGCCCGCGCCTGCTCAGCCACATCGGCGGCGCGGCTCATGTCCTCATAGGAGGAATTGGTGCAGCTGCCGATGAGCGCGGTCGAGATATCGTCCCGAAACGCGTTCTTGGCGTCGGCCACCTCGGCGGCCAGCCGCGAGACCGGCCGGGCGCGGTCCGGGGAGTGCGGGCCGACCACGTACGGCTCCAGCGCCGAGAGGTCGAGGCGAATCACCCGATCGTAGTGGCGCTCCGGATCGGCCTCCACCTCGGCGTCGGGCGCCAGGAGGTCGCGGTGCTCGCGCGCCGGTGGAACGAGATCGCCCCGGCCGGTGGCCTCGAGGTAGGCGGCCATCCGCTCGTCGTACGGGAACATCGACGTGGTGGCGCCGAGCTCCGCGCCCATGTTGGTGATCGTGGCCTTGCCGGTCGCGCTGATCGTCCGCGCCCCGGGTCCGATGTACTCGACGATGGCGTTGGTGCCCCCCGCCACCGTCAACTGGCCGGCGACGAAGAGAATGACGTCCTTCGGCGCCGTCCATCCGTTCAGCTCGCCGGTGAGGTAGACGGCGATGTGCTTTGGATACAGCACTTCCCACGGCAGGCCGGCCATCACTTCGACCGCGTCGGCGCCGCCCACGCCGACGGCGCAGGCGCCGAGGCCGCCGCCGTTCGGCGTGTGCGAGTCGGTGCCGATGATCAGCTCGCCCGGAAACGCGTAGTGTTCCAGGACGACCTGGTGGATGATCCCGGCACCCGGGCCCCAGAAGCCGGCGCCGTACCTCGCCGCCGCCGAGCGGAGGAAATCGTAGACCTCCGCGTTCTCTTCGAGAGAGGCGCGCAGGTCCGCCTGGCCCTCCGTCCGCGCCTGGATCAGGTGGTCGCAGTGGATGGTCGTGGGCACGGCGACGGCGGTGCGCCGGGTCTGCATGAACTGCAGCATCGCCGTTTGTCCCAGCACGTCCTGTAGCACCACGCGGTCGGGGCGAAGCAGCAGATAACTGTGCCCCGGCTCCAGGTCCTGCGTGTTCGCGTCGTCGAGATGGCCGAGCAGCACTTTGTCCGCCAGGGTGAGCGGCCGTCCGAGGCGGCGCCGGACGACGGCGAGCGTCCGCGTCATTCGTTCGTATACGCCGGCGGCCATGGCCGCGGTGGACTCGATGGTGACCACGGGATCCCCCCACGCTGCGTGCGTCGGGCCGGTGTGAGAGGTGCAGGTGAATGAGGCGACGCTGCGCTACTCCAGCCTGAAATGAGGATATCACGCCTCGTGGCGCACGTCGACATGGACGCGTTCTTCGCCGCCATCGAGGTCCGCGACCATCCCGAGTATCGCGGCCGTCCGGTCGTCGTGGGCGCCGGCCCCCACGCGCGCGGCGTCGTCGCCGCGGCGTCGTACGAGGCGCGCCGGTACGGCATCCGGTCCGCGATGCCCTCGCGCCGGGCGTTCGAGCTGTGTCCGCACGCGGTCTTTCTGCCGCCCGACATGGAGCGCTACCGGGCCGACTCGGACCGTTTGTTTGCGCTTCTGGAGACGTTCACGCCGCACGTCGAACCGGTGTCGATCGACGAGGCGTTCCTCGACCTCACCGGCTGCCCCGCAGTCGGCGGGGCAGGCCCCACGCCGGGCGAGGCGCGGGACGAGGCAGGGGAGCCGGGGCTCGCGTTCGCCCGCGCGATCCGGCGGCGGATTCGCGAACGCCTGGGGCTGCCGGCGTCGATCGGCGTCGCGCCCAACAAGTTTCTGGCCAAGCTGGCCTCCGAGCTCGCGAAGCCCGACGGCGTCCGGCGCGTCATGCCGAACGACGTCCAGGCGGTCCTCGACCCGTTGCCCGTAGACGCGTTGTGGGGCGTCGGCCCGGGCACGCGGGACCGCCTGCGCGCGCACGGTATTTCGACGATCGGCGCGCTGCGGCGAACGCCGGCCGCCACGTTGCGGGCGATTCTCGGGTTCGCCGCCGAGCGGCTCGCGGCGTTGAGCCGCGGCGAGGACGACCGGCCCGTCGACGCCGGCGGCGAGGCCAAGTCGATCGGTCGCGAGGTGACGTTCGAGCGCGACACCCGCGACGCGGGGCTGCTCGCCCGGACGCGCCGCGCGCTCTCCGAGGACGTCGCGCGCCGGCTCCGGGCGGCCGGCGTCGTGGGCCGGGTCGTCACGCTGAAGGTGCGCTTCGAGCCGTTCGACACGCGGACCCGCCGCCTCACACTGCCCGTCGCGACCGATCACGGCGGCCGCATCGCGCGCGCGGCCGAGGACCTCTGGCGCTCGCTCGGGCCGCTCCCGCGGCGCGTGCGCCTCGTCGGGGTCACGATGTCCGGTCTCGAGCATCCCGCGGCGATCCAGGTCGGCCTGTTCGGAGGCGCCGACCGGGCGGTGGGGCGGGACCCCGCCCCGGTCGACCGCGTGGTGGATGCGATCAACGACCGGTTCGGGGCGGGCACGATGGGCCCCGCCCGGGTGCTGGCGGCGGACCTCCGGCGCGGCCCCGAAGATCCGCGGCGCGCTACCCGGCGGAGTTCGCCGCGGCGCCCGCCAGGATCTCGTTCTTGAGCACGCCGATGAACGGCAGGTGCCGGTACTGCTCGCGATAATCGAGGCCGTAGCCGACCAGGAACCGGTCGGGCACTTCGAAGCCGCGGTACGTGATGTCGAGCGTCTCGAGAATCCGCCGGTGCGGCCGGTCGAGCAGGGTGCAGATCCGCAGGCTCGCCGGCGCGCGCGCCTGCAGCAGCCGCAGAAGATACCCCACGGTCAGCCCGGTGTCGATGATGTCTTCGACGAGGACAACGTCCCGCCCGGTGATCTCCACGTCCAGGTCTTTGATCAGGCGAACGACCCCGCTCTGCGCCCGGGCGCTGCCGTAGGACGTGATGGCCATGAAGTCGATCTGCACGGGCACGGCGAGCGCCCGCGTGAGGTCGGTAAGAAAGTACACGGCGCCTTTGAGCACCGAGACGAGCAGCGGAGAGCGGTCGGCGTAGTCCTGCGAAATGGCCCGGGCGAGTTCGCCGACGCGCCGGGCGATCACGTCTTCGCTGAAGACGACTTCCTCGATGTCCGCCGAGGGCGGTGGGATCACCCCGGCTACCGCGGGACGAGCGGCCGCGCGGCCGCGGCCGGCGCGAGGCCGTACTTCAGCAGTAACTGCCGGTAGTCCCGGCCGTAGAAGATCTTCACGTTCACGCCGGGGTAGAGCTCCCGCAGCCGGCGCAGCTTGCGGTTCTTCTTCGTCACGAGGCTCTGCTTCAACGTCGTCAGCTCAATGTACAGGTCGAGGTCGGGCAGGTAAAAATCGGGGTTGAAGCTCTCGACGGTGCGGCCCCGGGCGTCCCACCGGAGGGGGAAACTGCGGGGTTCGTATTCCCACCGAACCCCGTAGAAATCGAGGATCCGGGCGAATTCCGCCTCGCTGGCGTGGGCAAAGCGGGGACGTTCCCCGCCGGCGCCTTCGCGGCTCTTCACCGAGCCCCGCAGTCCTCCGCGCGTGCCAACCTGATGATAGTATAGCCGTCATGGTAAATTATTCAATAGGAGAGGATTTGGGGGGCGGCGAACGTCTGGCCAAACCCCAGGAGGCATGTGTCATGACGACGCCCCCATCGGGTGGTCGCCAGGAGCAGGCGGGGCCGGAGCACGAGGTCGAGCGGTACGTGCAGCAGTTGCGCAGCCCGGATGTGACGCTGCGCAGCGACGCCGCGCATGCGCTCGGAAAGCTCGCGGACGAGCGCGCCGTGCCGGCGTTGGCCGAAGCCCTGCACGATCAGGACGAGTACGTGCGCAAGAGCGCCATCATGGCCCTGCGGCGGATCGGCGGGCAGGGCGCGATGGAAGCGATGCGGCAGGCACTGGGCGATCGCTCGGAGCAGGTCTGCGTGCAGGCCGTCAAGGGCCTCGGGGAACTGCGCGACGCCGGCGCCGGCGACGCCTTGATCAAGGTCCTGTCCCGGCGGGAGCGGTCGCTCGTCGCCGCGGCCACCGACGCGCTGATCCGGATCGGCCCCGAGGCGGTCGGGCCGCTCATGGGGGCGTTCAAGGACCGCTATCTCCGCCGCCGCATCGGCGCCCAGGTCTGGCGGATCCTGACCGAGATGGGGCCGCGCAGCACCGACGCGCTGCTCCAGTCCCTCGGCGACGAGAACTACTACGTCAAGCTCACCGCGCTCACGATCCTCGGGCGGATCGGCGACAAGCGGGTCGTGGCGCCGATCATCGGCGTCTTCCTCGCCGATCCGCGGCTTCAGGAGACCGTCGTCGGGACGATCGGGCGCCTGGAAGAGCGGGCCGTCATCACCCTGCCGCCGGGCGACCGCGAGGCGGGCCTGCCGGTCGAGGTCGTGCAGGCGCTGTCGCAGGGCGACCGGGAGGCCGTCCTCGCCGCGCTGGCCGGCGCCATGGACAACCCGATCGGCAAGGTTCGCCGGTTCGCGCTCAAGGCGATGTTCGGCCTCCTCGGGGACGCGTCGTTCGAGCGCCTGCTCGCCTATCTCGCGGACGAGGACCCCGACGTCAAGCGGCTGGTGGTCCGGCTGCTCGGCAAGCTGCGCGACAAGCGGGTCATCGAGCCCCTAATGGACCTCCTGTTGAAGGACGGCGGTCAGGTCGAAGAGGCGGTGTGGGACACCCTCAAGGTGCTCACCAACCTCCACGAGTATGAAGAGCTCCGGACGCGGGTGGCGCGGGAGAAGGCGGGAAGTCGGCCGGTCGTGAAGACATATAAGAAGAAGGATGTCTCTCCGGATTGGTGGCGCGACCAGGATTGATTCCCCCCCGTCAGGGGGGGACGGTCCGCTGCGCGTTCTCCTGACGAACGACGACGGTGTGACATCGCCCGGACTGCTCGCGCTGGCCCGGGCGGTGAGTCGTGTGGCCGCAACCGCGATCGTGGCGCCCGAGCAGGAGCGGAGCGCCGCGAGCCACGCGATCACCCTGCACAAACCCTTGCGCGCGACGCGCGCGGCGCTGCCCGGTCTCACCGCCCCCGCGTGGGCGACGAACGGGACGCCGGCCGACTGCGTCGTGCTCGGGCTCCTGGATCTCCTGGCCCAGCCCCCCGATCTGGTCGTCTCCGGCATCAACGCCGGCGCCAACCTCGGCATGGACCTCCTCTACTCGGGGACGGTCTCGGCCGCCGTCGAGGCGGCCCTCTTCGGCATCGCCGCCATCGCCGTGTCCGTGGCGGCGTTTCGGGACATCCACTGGGAGCCCGCGGCCGAGTTCGCCGCCCTCCTCGTCCGGCAGGTCGCCGAACACGGCCTGCCGCGCGATACGTTCTTGAACGTCAACGTACCGAACCGGCCGGCCGGCGACATCGCCGGCGTCGAGATCACGCGGCAGAGCGCACGGCGGTACGTGAGCCGGGTGGAGAAGCGCGCGGATCCTCGGGGGCGCGACTACTACTGGCTCACGGGGTCGCCCGAGGACGACGACAGCCCGGCCGGGACGGACTCCTGGGCCGTCGCGCACGACAGAATCTCCGTGACCCCCCTCCGGCTCGATATGACCGACGACGAGCTCGACCCGGTGCTCCGGACGTGGGCGCTCAGGGCGCCGGGCCGCTGACGCGGGCCGGGCCCGCCCGCCCGATGGTGCGGTTCGCGGGGGTGTCCAAGACCTATCCCAACGGCATCATGGCACTCCGCAACGTCTCGCTCGAGATCACCGCGGGAGAGTTTGTGTTCATCGTCGGCCCGACCGGCGTCGGCAAGTCGACGCTGATCAAGATGATCTACCGCGAGGAAATCCCGACCCGCGGCACGGTGCTGGTCGATGGCCGGGACGTGACCCGCATGCGGGCGCGGCACATCCCGTTTCTGCGGCGGCGCGTCGGCGTCGTCTTCCAGGACTTCCGGCTCCTGCCCCGCAGGACGGCGTGGGAGAACGTCGCGTTCGCGCTCGAGGTCACCGGGGCGCCGCCGCCGCACGCCGAGCAGCGGGTCATGGACCTGCTGGAGCGCGTGGGCCTCGCGGCGCGCGCCGATGCGCTGCCGGGCGAGCTGTCGGCCGGGGAGCAGCAGCGGGTCAGCATCGCGCGGGCGCTCGTGCACCGGCCGCCGCTGCTGCTCGCCGACGAGCCCACCGGCAACCTCGATCCCGACACCTCGTGGGAGATCGTGCAGCTGCTGTCGCGGATCAACGGCGACGGGACTACGGTCGTGGTGACGACGCACGACAAGTCCATCGTCGACCGGCTGCGACGCCGGGTGGTCGCCATCGACCGGGGCGCCGTCGTGCGGGACGAAGCGGAGGGGGCCTACGCCGGGCAGGGGCGTCATGAGCGATAGCGCGGGGGGCCGCTGGCGCGACCGCATGTGGCACCTCCGTATGCGGTACCTCGCGGACGCCCATGAACGATAGCGCGGGGGGCCGCCGACGCGACCGGCCGCGGCGGATCCGCCCGCTCGGGCTGCGATACGCGCTCGCGGAGGGCGCGCAGGGGTTTGTCCGCAACGGCCTCATGAGCGCCGCGTCCGTCGTCATCACCGCCGTGACGCTGCTTGCGCTCGGCGCGGCGCTCGCGGTGGCGGGGGCGCTCAATCACGTGGCGGCCGGGCTGGAGCAGCAGCTGCAGGTGGTCGTCTACCTCAAATCCGGCGCCGGCCCGGAGGAGGTGGCGTCCCTCCGCCGGCGCCTGGAACGGCTGCCCGGCGTGGCCGGCGTCGAATACGTGTCGGCGGCGGAAGCGCTCGCGCGGCTCGAAGCGCAGCTCGGCGCGCGCGGGAGGTTCCGCGACCTGCTGGTCCGCAACCCGCTGCCGGCCTCGTTCGTCGTGACGGCGACGCGCGCCGACCGGTTGCGCGCGATCGCGGTGGGGGCGCGCAACCTGCCGGCCGTCGACGAGGTGCGCGACGGCGGGCGCGTACTCGACCGGCTGCTCGTCGTCACCCGGGCCGTGCGCCTCGTCGGCATCGCGGCCGGCGCGATCCTCGCCAGCGTCGCCCTCATCGTCATCGCGGGAACGATCCGCCTCACGGTGTTCGCGCGGCGCGCGGAGATCGAGGTGATGCGGCTCGTGGGCGCCACGGCGTGGTTCATCCGCTGGCCCTTCGTCGTCGAGGGCGCCGTGACGGGCGCCTGCGGCGCGTGCGGCGCCGCGGTGGCCGTCGCCGCCGGGTACGGTCTGCTCGTGCGGAGCGCCGCGCGCGCGCTGCCGTTTGTGCCCCTGCCGGATCTGGGGCAGGTCGCGTTCGACATCGTCTGGAAACTCCTCGCGTGGGGCGTGGTGATCGGCGTGACCGCGAGCCTGCTCGCGGTGCGGCGGTACGTGCGCGTTTGAGCCCCGGGCGGACAATCCTAAGGAGGCGACGGCTCATGGCAAAGGCGGTGCTGACGGCACCTCGTGAGGACGCGTGGCAGGTGGCGCTGCGGCAGTTCGAGATCGCCGCGGACATGCTCGCGCTGAAGCGCGGCGTCCGGGAGCTGCTGGCGCATCCCAAGCGCGAGCTCACGGTGAACTTTCCCGTCAAACTGGAGGACGGATCCGTCCGCGTGTTCACGGGGTACCGCGTCCACCACACCACCGTACCCGGGCCGACGAAGGGCGGCATCCGGTATCATCCCGACGTCACGCTGAACGAGGTGCGGGCGCTCGCGATGTGGATGACGTGGAAGTGCGCCGTCGTCGGCCTGCCCTACGGCGGGGCGAAGGGCGGCGTGATCTGCAACCCGAAGGAGCTCTCGCTCCAGGAACTCGAGCACCTCACCCGCCGCTATGCGACCGAGATCTCGATGCTCATCGGGCCGGAGAGCGATATCCCGGCGCCCGACGTCGGGACCAGTCCCCGCGTCATGGCGTGGATCATGGACACCTACAGCATGCACCGCGGCTACTCGGTGCCGGCCGTCGTCACCGGCAAGCCGCTGTCGATCGGCGGCTCCCAGGGGCGGGTCGAGGCCACCGGCCGCGGCGTGACCATCGTCGCACGCGAGACGGCCCGCCACCTCGGCGTGCCCCTGCCCGGCGCGCGGGTGGTCGTCCAGGGGTTCGGCAACGTCGGCAGCATCGCCGCCGCGCTGCTGGCGGAGCAGGGGTGCAAGATCGTCGCGGCGAGCGACAGCGGCGGCGGGGTCTACAGTCCCAAGGGCCTCGATCCGAACGATCTCCTGCGGCACAAGGAGCATACCGGCAGCGTCGCCGGCTACCGGGGCACCGACGCGGTCACCAACGACGACCTCCTGGAGTTGCCGTGCGAGATTCTCGTCCCGAGCGCCCTAGAGGGGCAGATCACGAAGGACAACGCCGGGCAGATCAAGGCCCGCATCATCGTCGAAGGCGCCAACGGCCCGACGACGCCCGAGGCCGACGAGATCCTGCGCCAACGCAAGGTGTTTGTGGTGCCCGACATCCTGGCGAACGCCGGCGGCGTGGTCGTCTCCTACTTCGAGTGGGTCCAGGACCTGCAGTCCTTCTTCTGGACGGAAGAGGAGATCAACGAGCGTCTCGAGCGGATCATGGTTCGGAGCTTCCGCGAGGTGCTGGAGTCGGCGCAGGAGCGCGAAGTCGACATGCGGACCGGGGCCCTCGTGCGCGCCGTGAGCCGGCTCAACGACGCGCTGCTGACGCGAGGCATCTACCCTTAGGCGTCCTTCGAAACCTCTTCCTCGGGCTCTCGCGGTCGCGGCGCCTGCGTGACGCGGCGCTGCGGCATCCCGTGCTGCGCCGGGCCGCCCGTCGGTTCATCGCCGGCGAGCGGCTCGACGAGGCGCTGGACACCATCCGGCGGCTCAACCGCGAGGGGCTCTCGGCCACGCTCGATTTTCTCGGCGAAGACACGACGAGCCGCGCACGCGCCGAGGCGAGCGGCGACGCCTATCTGACGATTGTCGATGCGCTGCGCGCCCAGTCCCCGCCCGGCGGGGGGGTCGACAACAACCTGTCCTTGAAGCTGACGCAACTGGGACTCGCCGTCGATCCCGAGACGTGCGGCCGGCTGCTGCGGCGGATCCTCGACCGGGCGGCCGGCCCCGTGCAGACGGGGATCCCGATGTTCGTCCGGATCGACATGGAAAGCAGCGCCCACACCGAGGCCACGCTCCGGCTGTTCCAGGCGCTCTGGGCCGAGGGCCGCCGCAACGTCGGCCTCGTGATCCAGGCCTATCTCTACCGCAGTCCGGCGGACCTCGCGCTGTTGAACACGCTCGGCGCAGGCGTCCGCCTCGTCAAAGGCGCCTACGATGAGCCGCCCGCCGTGGCGTTTCCGCGCAAGGCGGAGGTCGATGCGGCGTTCGCGCGGCTCACCGAGACACTTCTACTGAAGGGCACCTATCCGGCCATCGCAACCCACGACGAACAACTGATCGACCACGCCCGCCGGACCGCCGAGGCGGCCGGGATCGCGGCCGGCCGGTTCGAGTTTCAGATGTTGTACGGCATCCGGCGGGACCTCCAGGCCGCGCTGCGCCGGCGGGGCTATCGCGTCCGCGTGTACGTGCCGTTCGGCGAGGAATGGTATCCGTACTTCATGCGGCGGCTGGCCGAGCGCCCCGCGAACGTCGGGTTTGTGGTGCGCAGCCTCGTGCGAGAGCGCGCTGCCGGCTGACCCGCACGCAGGAATCCCGCGCGCAGGTGCGAACCCACCGAACGCGGTTACCGTAATGGGGAGCGCAGGGGGGAGCGTAGGCGAGAGCCCGGGGGGAGAACTTGGCGCAGAGCTTAGGGGAGGTGGTTAGGTGAGAAGAGTTATCGCATTGATGAGCGTTCTGGCGGTGTTGGGGTTTGCCTTCGCCGGTCCGGGCGGCGTGGGCGTGCATCCGGCCAACGCGGCCGCCGGCCGGGTCGTCAAGATCGGCGTGGACCTGCCGATGTCGGGGGGCGAGGCGCCGAACGGCGTGCCGACCAACAACGGGGTCCTGCTCGCGATCGAGCAGGCCAATAAGGCGGGCGGCCCGTACACGTTCGAGGAAGTGTTGAAGGACGACGCCGTGAACGGCGTGCACGATCCGGCCCAGGGCGCGAAGAACGTCCAGGAGCTGGTCGCGGATTCCGCGGTCGTCGGCATCGTCGGCAACTTCAACAGCAACGTCGGCAAGGCATCGATTCCGATCAGCAACGCCGCGGGCGTGGTACAGATCACCCCGTCCCAAACGAACCCCACGCTCACGAAGGGGCCGGATGCGAAGGCGCTTCGGACCAAGCCGAACAACTACTTCCGCATCTGCTCGACGGATGATCTCCAAGGTCCGGTCGCGGCCGACTACGCGTACAAGGCCTTGAAGGCCCGGAAGATGGCGATCCTGGACGATACGGAGACGTACGGCAAGGGCATCGCCGACGAGGTCGAGAAGGAGTTCAAGAAGCTCGGCGGGACCGTGCTGAGCCACGACGGTATTCCGAAGGGCACTCAGGACTTCCACGCGATCCTGACCAAGATCAAGTCGGAGAATCCGGACATTCTCTTCTTCGGCGGCGTCACCACCACGGGCGGCGGCTTGGTCCGCAAGCAGATGCCGGACGTCGGCCTGAAGGCGGCCTACGAAGGCGGCGACGGCATCGTCGAGGATGAGTTCCTCAAGGTCGCCGGCGATACGGCGGAAGGCTCCTACGGCACGGTCGCGGCGATCGACGCGACGAAGATCGCCTCCGCGAAGGCCTTCCTGGCGGCCTACAAGGCCAAGTTCAACGATGATCCGGGTGCCTACAGCGCGAGCGCCTACGTCGCGGCGAAGGTCATCATCGACGCGGTCAAGGCCGGCGGGCCGGACCGCGCGAAGGTCCTTGCGCACGTGCGCGCCCTCAAGGGCTACAAGAGCATCCTCGGCACGTTCGGGTTCGACGCGAACGGCGACACCACCAACCGGGTCATCAGCGTCTACGTGGTGAAGAACGGCAAGTGGGTCTGG
The genomic region above belongs to bacterium and contains:
- a CDS encoding branched-chain amino acid ABC transporter substrate-binding protein, which translates into the protein MRRVIALMSVLAVLGFAFAGPGGVGVHPANAAAGRVVKIGVDLPMSGGEAPNGVPTNNGVLLAIEQANKAGGPYTFEEVLKDDAVNGVHDPAQGAKNVQELVADSAVVGIVGNFNSNVGKASIPISNAAGVVQITPSQTNPTLTKGPDAKALRTKPNNYFRICSTDDLQGPVAADYAYKALKARKMAILDDTETYGKGIADEVEKEFKKLGGTVLSHDGIPKGTQDFHAILTKIKSENPDILFFGGVTTTGGGLVRKQMPDVGLKAAYEGGDGIVEDEFLKVAGDTAEGSYGTVAAIDATKIASAKAFLAAYKAKFNDDPGAYSASAYVAAKVIIDAVKAGGPDRAKVLAHVRALKGYKSILGTFGFDANGDTTNRVISVYVVKNGKWVWADQEIAQ